Genomic window (Paenibacillus sp. 37):
GCTTCACGTCTGTTTATGGAATATGGGTATGAACCCGTCTCTCTCCAACAGATTGCTTCATTATGCAATGTAACCAAAGCATCAATCTATTATCACTTCACCAGCAAAGCCGATCTGTTCACCGTTGCCATTACCCGCATAATGATGATGAGCATGCAGCAGACTTCGCTCCGCTTGGATGAACCCGGCACATTACAAGAGCGGCTGATCAAGGTTGCGCAAGCGAAGATGCAACACTCCCATATTGAGACGGAGAGCATGATGCGAGAAGCCGAGAAACATCTGAATACGGAGCAACTCAGCCAGATTCGAGAAGCTGAGGTTCAGATCTTCGAAGTGCTTGCGACCCACTTCAAGCAGGAGATGGACAATGGTTATTTGCGTGTTGCCAGTCCCATGCTGCTTGCCCATGCATTTACGTCACTGCTCATGCTCGCGAACCGCGAAGATGTGCGCAGCATGAATGGCGGCAGCATTGAGGAACTTGCACGGGAACTTGTGGCGCTATTTCTGGATGGAGCAGTTAAGCGGAGCGAGAATATATAGCTGTATCTCTAAGCAGTTATGCCAAAAAACCATCGGGCGATGTAATGAACACACCTACCGATGGTTTATTGGTTGAAATATAAACATGATTATAGGACTCTGCTCCCGACAATGTTGAATTGATTCTGTAATTACTTACCTGTTACTTAGTCAACAGTGATATAAATAGATATATTAGGGCCATCACTACTATTCTCCGTATAGAATTTACCTTCACCCGTTGGTCTTCCATTCTTAAACATGCCCACATAGACTAACTTACCGTTCAAGTACCCTTTACCTTTGCCGGTAATAGCTCCATTTTTAGCCTGCCCATCATAGATGATTACACCATCTTCGTACAATTTAATTTTGCCAGAATACGTGGGTACTCCTTTATCAAATGCACCAACATAGGCAATTTCTCCATATTGATATGTTTTACCTTGTCCCTGTGGCAATCCATTCTTAAATGTGCCCTGATAGAACATCTCACCAGATTCTGTATACCACTTACCTTGACCATGAAACGAACCCTTCAAAAAATCGCCCTTATATTTAACTGTTCCATCTGGATAATATTCGGTGCCCTTACCTGAAGGAAGCCATGTTTCCATATCCACCTTACCAACATAATTAAACTTTCCATTTGGGTAGTAGAGCTTTCCCTGTCCATTAGAAATATCCGAGTACAGTTTTCCATCTGCGTTATACCTTTTTCCTTCATGAGGCCTTCCCGCTACAAACTTACCTTCAAAGCTCTTCTTCCCATTTGAAAAATAGGATATTCCTTTACCATTAGGTACGCCATTTTTGACTTCTCCCACATATTTGTGTTTTTCACCAGAAAGAGTAATATAGATCTCTTTTTTCGCTGCTGAGACCTGTCCCGGTGAAGTAAACAGCGGTGTAACCAAAATTAAAAAAACAGTAAACCACTTCAAACAATTCTCTAACTTTCGCATTTCTGTAAATCCCCATTTCTATTTTTATAGAATCTATCGGCCTGCTAAGATTAAACTGATATGCCTCTTTAAACTATGAATGTCTGGTTTACTACAACACAGCTTTGTATACAGTACAGCAAATCAAAATATGTAATTCGAGCAGAGTAATACGAATCTTCAAAAATGAGTTTCTCTTCGACTTAGCAAGCACGACAATACTTATATCGACCATTATAGCTACAAGCATGAGAAAATATGGTAAAGTGTTGTTAATTATCTATTTCCCGTTGACTTATACGATACATAACATGATTAATACAAACCTTGAACCCATAGGAGGAAAAACCATGTCACCACCAAAATCATCCCCACGCATCCCCCGTCTGCTGGAAACAAAGCGCATATACCTGCGTCCTTTCGAGATTACAGATGTGGATGCTTACTTCCCCGGTCTGTTTGACGCCGAGATGCGCAGGCTGACAGGAACACAGAATAGTTTCACACGCGCTCAGGTTGAACGTTATGTTGAGAGTGCTGCACAAGATGACACCCGACTCATGCTACTTATTGCTTTACAGGAAAATGACCAGATCATCGGAGATGTCGTCCTGATGGACATGCATGCCAAGAATCGCAGTGCACACATCCGGGTTGCCATCGATCGGGTGGATCATCAAGGAAAAGGCTACGGTAGCGAAGCATTACTGCTTATGCTGGACTACGGCTTCGGCATCTGTAACCTGCATCGAATCGAGCTTGAGGTGTACGCCTTTAACGAGCGAGCCATTCGCACGTATGAGAAACTCGGATTTCAGCGCGAGGGTGTGAAGCGGGATGTCTTGTTCTACAATCATCAATACCATGATGCCATTCAGATGAGCATGCTGGAGGATGAGTTCAGGCAACGTCATATGATAGATCAGGTAGGTAATAATTAAGTTTCCGTTCAGCCAAAATCAAACCAAAAAACCGGGGGATTTAATAACCCTCCCCGGTTAGAAACTTCAGATGACCCGTGAGCACCGACAGCTCGGCGGGTGTCTTCATATACAATTCGCCATCCGTGTCGGCTGACATTTGGGCATCTGTCTTCACTTTTAACGTAGATGCCTTGAAGTATGAAATGCTCTCACTCTGAGGTTGCCAATCTCCCTCCGGCTTGTGCGACAGAATCTCTCGCAGCAGCGGAATGCCTGTCTCATGAATAATGAGCACGTCCAGTTCGCCATCCTGCAACGCATCCGGTGCAAAGGGCAGGGCATTCGTTCCCAGAAAACGGCCATTGGCTGCGTAGATCATCACAGCTTCGCCTTCCATCTCTTTCCCATCCGCCTCCAGTTGGTATCGAAACGGCTCTGTATGACTAATTGTCTGTAACGTGCTGATGAAGTAACTAAGCTTACCCAGCGCGCCTTTCAGATTCTCGTTAATATTCTGCGAAGCATCACTGATCAAGCCAATGCCAAAAAAGTTCGTGAACACCCGATCATTAGCCCGTCCAACATCAATGGATACCACCCGACCTGCCAGCATTTCTTGTGCCGCAGTCTCTGCATCCGGTGAAATCCCGAGCGAACGCGCAAAGTCATTACACGTGCCTCCAGGTAATATACCAATCAACGGAGGATGTTGCAGATCGGCCAGTCCATTCACGCATTCATGCACCGTGCCATCCCCACCCAGGATAAACACCACATCGAATTGTTCCCCGCGCTCACGACACAGCTTCTCTCCTTCACCAGCTTCATCCGTACGCACAATGACAAGTTCATGGACAGCGGGAGCCAGCACACCAGCCACAAGGCCCACTGTATTCTCACGATTGGCCTTGCCTGAATGATGATGATGAATTAACAACGCTTTGTTAAATTCCATCCTTTTCTTCCTCCATTCCAATGCTTGTTACCCTTTACCCACAAAGGTCGAAGCCGTAAACAAACCCTTCGCTACGCACTCATCATGATTCCAAATAGGTTTCCCAATCAGGTATGCATCCTAATCCTCATTCATTCGTAATAGCTAGATAACCCTTTTACCTAACTAGCAAATTCCTTTTTTAACCAGATGTATGCATGAGAAAAAGGGTTTCTCCGCACCTTAATGTCATAAGGATGCAAATTTTGCTGGTGAGAACCCATTCAAAACGATTCAAAACGGTTATATCTATACCATATACGAATGGAGGGATTCCCTATGATTCCGGCAACGTTGGAACAATTGGAGCAAGTTCGCAAGGAATGCCGTACCATGGTTCGCAAAAGAGCTACCGCATCTGCCGGTACAACACTCGTTCCCCTGCCCGGTACAGACGTACTGGCTGATGTGGGGATGCTGATGCAGCTGTTGCCTGCCATTAACAATAAATTCGGATTATCACAAAAACAGTTGGACGGCATGGACCCCGAGACCAAATCCATGATCTATGGATTCGTCATGTCCATCGGAAGCAAAGTCATCGGACGTATGGTGACGAAAGAGCTGGTTGTACAGGTTCTGAAAAGAGTCGGCGTACGCGTAGCTACCAAATCCGTCGCTAAATTCGTCCCATTTGCTGGACAGGGATTGGCTGCTGCACTTAGCTTCACAGCCATGCGATATGTGGGTAACAAACATGTGGATGACTGTTACGAAGTCGTCAAACGCATGATTGAGCAGCGCGAATTGATTCCAGGCGAACCCGCTCCATCTGCACTGGAGGAAGCTAACAGTGACGACATGAAGATAGAAGCGAGGTCGATCTCTAGCAACGGCGCAGATGAACCTGCTAAGGAGTCTAAGGATCAGTAACTAAAACGATCCATATCCTAATGTCACTCCTCTGGATATACGACAAATAGCCGGGAACCCTACTAGGGGGCTCCCGGCTATTCTTGTTATTTACATTGTAATCAGATCGCCTGCGGTTGCTGCTCCGCAAACTGACT
Coding sequences:
- a CDS encoding TetR/AcrR family transcriptional regulator, with protein sequence MSKKTNIPRSPGRPKTGADQASVQTNILMTASRLFMEYGYEPVSLQQIASLCNVTKASIYYHFTSKADLFTVAITRIMMMSMQQTSLRLDEPGTLQERLIKVAQAKMQHSHIETESMMREAEKHLNTEQLSQIREAEVQIFEVLATHFKQEMDNGYLRVASPMLLAHAFTSLLMLANREDVRSMNGGSIEELARELVALFLDGAVKRSENI
- a CDS encoding diacylglycerol/lipid kinase family protein; translated protein: MEFNKALLIHHHHSGKANRENTVGLVAGVLAPAVHELVIVRTDEAGEGEKLCRERGEQFDVVFILGGDGTVHECVNGLADLQHPPLIGILPGGTCNDFARSLGISPDAETAAQEMLAGRVVSIDVGRANDRVFTNFFGIGLISDASQNINENLKGALGKLSYFISTLQTISHTEPFRYQLEADGKEMEGEAVMIYAANGRFLGTNALPFAPDALQDGELDVLIIHETGIPLLREILSHKPEGDWQPQSESISYFKASTLKVKTDAQMSADTDGELYMKTPAELSVLTGHLKFLTGEGY
- a CDS encoding GNAT family N-acetyltransferase, whose translation is MSPPKSSPRIPRLLETKRIYLRPFEITDVDAYFPGLFDAEMRRLTGTQNSFTRAQVERYVESAAQDDTRLMLLIALQENDQIIGDVVLMDMHAKNRSAHIRVAIDRVDHQGKGYGSEALLLMLDYGFGICNLHRIELEVYAFNERAIRTYEKLGFQREGVKRDVLFYNHQYHDAIQMSMLEDEFRQRHMIDQVGNN